Genomic DNA from Oncorhynchus mykiss isolate Arlee chromosome 2, USDA_OmykA_1.1, whole genome shotgun sequence:
TCCTACAAAGGACAAAAAAACTATGACTGAATAATGGCTTTACACTTTGAGGGAGGCGGGCGAGACGAAGTATTTCAGATGCAAATGAGCAGATACAACGCTGGTGTCCATAACAACTACTGCACACCTGTAAATATGACCTTTTGACCTCCGACCTAAAGCAATCTCAGACCttatggaatggtatcaaaggTTCATGGAGAATCTCTgaaccaggtcccatctactgtcCATTCTCACCTATTGTATCCCTTCTCTCTAATTATCACTACAACACTACTATACCTCCCCAACTACTATACCTCCCCATTCCCATACCACTGCATCATATAGACAAGGACAACCCTGTTccaataagaacaatccaacatATCCACAGAAATCTTAAATGTGTGTTTATGATGACCTACCTTGTGTAGTTGATGGAATCACTGTTGGGCTCCCTAAAGCATTCAAGATTCAATGCACAAGGTAAACAGAGATCAACAGTACTTtgggacactttttttttttttaatcaaaatgtcaGAACTGTTCATTCCAGCAGTCTGAATATGTTGCCTGCTGCAGGGTCTGGGATGGGTGTGTGCTTTTTTAAAATGAATATGCCTGTGTGAGGATGAGTCTCTGTTGAAAAGGTAGGCATACTAGGTGTGCTTATTTTctttcattctgtctctctcttgcagtCTCCCTCTTACAGGCTCCTAGCCTCTTTCTGCCTTTACGTGGCTGTTACAGCACATATAAACAGCATATGGGACGAGATTATAACATTACTATGTTATAACATATTAGTCAACTGACAATGGGGAGTGGATTCATCCACCTCTTCTCGAGAGAGTTTGAAAACAATTTGGGTGCTAACCATAAAACACTGGATTTTAAATAGGCAACACAATTATCaaaaatcaaaacaaaatataaaattaCAATAGGTTCAAAAGGATGCAAAACGAGACAAAGAAAATCAAGAAGATGGCTTGCTTTGAGTGTTGAAACCGGGGTCGGTCGTCTTTGTTTCTCAGACGTATTATTTCACATATAGACACGTATACTTTTTTCCAGTGTTTGCCGTACTCTTGCGTCTTTGTGTGACAAGTGTGTGAGGTGAGGCATGTTAACAGGGCCTTTCTAAACACAAAAACACAGGCACGCCTGTACAAAagccacagctgtgtgtgtgtgtgtgtgcacgtgcgcgtgtgtgtgtgtgtgtgtgtgtatggttgtttCGGGAGACATGTTTTCTGTACCTAGATCTGCTCAGCACCTTTTCCATTTGTGCTTGTAGGAGATCAAATATGTCTTTACTATAGTGCAGGAGAGTGATCGTGTGACTGActgtgagtacagtatgtgtttgtggatgaatgtgtgtatatgtacagtatgtgtatttatgtgtgtgtgtgtgtacatgtgtgtgtaggtgtgggtgGGTGCATACACGTGTgtacgcatgtgtgtgtgactgaattTGTGTgtatccaagtgtgtgtgtgtgtgactgaataTGCacgtgtgtatgaatgtgtgtgtatgcacatgtGTGTTGCCTTGTAACAGTTCCTAGCTGCACTTGCAGGACTTGACGATCATGTTGGAGAGCTGCTCTATCTTGGGGGTCTTGCCGATGTAGTAGAGGATGGTGAGAGGTTCCAGATCCTGAGACACACAGCAGGGCGATGCTGACGCCTCCGGGTTGATGGTGTTGTACAGACCTAGCACCTGAAGCGaagaatcacacacacagaggtcaagTATGAGGCTTGATGTTGACAAAGGCAATGGTCTTTGACCAGTGCTGCTTGAAACTAAGAAAAAACAAAAAAGAGGAATGAGACGATCTACAGAATAACTCCACTACCACTCTGACCTCTGCTGGCTCTAAACTGTGGATTATTTAACCTTTGACTTCTCACCTTGGAATGCTGGGTGTCGGCGCTCCATAGATAGGGACAGGCCCCGGCGCAGAAGTTAGCGTTGTAACCCTTGGGCTCGTGGATCCACCTCCAGCCCAGATCCTTCTTGAAGTCGATATAGAGCGACCGCAAGCAGCAGTTATCCTGGACGTTTCTGTgcgtaggaagacagagagagttagGAGTGAAGGATGGATACGATTCTGTGGGAGCCacaagtgtgtgtttgtatgtgtgtgtgggtgtaagaGAGTGAATACATGCATAGCTGTGAGCAGAGAGAGTTCTGCAATAAGAACAAttgccaagtgtgtgtgtgtcactgagaGGGTGAGCTGCTGACAGAGAAGGTAACTATTTACTAGGTATGTAAAGTATCTattaggtatgtgtgtgtatgcgcacaTGCTTATGTGTGTGTTGAGTTCCCGACAGCAGAGTGGTGTTGAGGTCatgtgaggatcagtggggtcAGTAGGGATCAGTATGGGTCAGTACCTGGAGCAGAAGGCAGCGTCCAGGGCTCGTTTGGAGCGGTGGCTCTTGTGCTGGGACTCCAGGCGGTAGGAGGGCAGCAGCATCATGAGCAGGTGTGGAGCCTGGGCGCTGTGGCGCCGTTTCCTATACACCTTCAGGTCTCCGCTGTGGTGGAAGCTGTCATCTATACCTGTcaatcacacacatacatatcaTCAATATTCATCATGTTCATACAATGTCAAATCAAGTTAGGTGAAATCAAgtgtgacattttaaagtggaaatgacacataaaaaaaaaaacttgaatacactacaatttgcatttcctgctgtacaGGAATATTCTCTGtgacaacagagtgatcaaattaagatagacCATCTGTgtaggacccatagggctctggtcaaaagtagtgcactatatagtgactTGGTGTGCCACTTGGGATGCAACCAAAATGATCTGTACCAGTGAATCACACAAACTACATATCTGCTACTTACTGGACTTCTTATTTACACTTGCCAAACACATTGTTGCATAACTATTCATGTCAGTTATCTACATATGAATAAAAGTCAAATACAATGTACTTATTTATCAATATGCAGATATCTttatttgatcactctgttgtcgCAGATAATTTTCCTGTGCAGCAGGAGGGttaaaaaaggcttctaaagtttgtaatttccacttaaaaatgtCGGACTTGATTttcccaaatgaaaaatgtatcaaccccttcaAAACTGtccataataattcacatttcctgttgctgcatttccttttcctgctgtgagaaactggtcaaattaagatagcaTCTGTATACCTGTAGAGTAACACACATATACTGTCCAATACATACCTGCAAAGCGGGTTTCCAGCTCCTCACTCTTATTGGGGATGATGTAGTTGTTTGAGGGAACAAACGTGCAGCACGGACAGTGCAAGCTGATCTTGAATCCACTGTTTCTGTCTGGGGGGAAAAATAGACAGGATTGTTCATACACAACAGGCCAATGAGATTTCAGCACCATGAACTGTCTGATCAGTGACTCAGCTGTAGTATAGGAGGTCAAAACCTCTGCGTCCTACCTCTGTGAAGCAACCATTCACTGACTGCCTCTGTCACATCAAAAGACAGCCACTCCCCCTCCATGCGCGTGCGCACCACCTTGCTGTCGATGTAGCGCTGCGTCGGGGAAGCCAGGTCCTTGTGACTTAAAATCTGTGGAAACACATCAAGCGCACAACACAGGTCCTATGTATGAGAACAACCTGGAGGAAAATTCTGGCAAGTCCCAGAAGTCGCTCCTGGTTGGTCCCCCCTGTCTTCCAGACTGCTCTCTCCCTGATCGATTGAGCAGGTCTAGGAGGAGCCGAGCTGGGCCGGAAACAGATGCCGGACAGAGCGTTGTTATTCTGCTGTCCTTCATAACCATGTATTTTTGTTGGCCATGCTCTCCTTAATGTGAAAAACACTGCTCCTCTACTTCACCACTGTCTGCTATGCCACTGAGATCTACTGCTGCTACAGGGAAGCCTGACGAGagaagcgagagagggagggagagagagagaggcagagcgagagaaaaaTGAAGTTGAGACCAGTCAAAATCTCTGAAAAGTAAGCCTACAGAGACTGTGGCCAATTGCTTACAAACCCTTGAGATGAGAGACAGACATGGGGGGCCCATCGACCTGGATGGTCACTTACTTCAACATATCTAGGCCCTAGCTATCTTTCCTCTAGGCCCTGGTTAGTCTTCACTAGGCCCTGGCGAGTGAACCATCTCAGGGCCCGATCACTCCTCAACAGTCATGGCAAAGAGAGAACCTTCCTAGTAGTTAATGTATAGTATCACTGTATCTCTGAAAAATACATAATTATGATAGGCTCAATTTCACTCTGTATCTGAATGTATTACTGAAGGTTGTCAGTTGATCTCCTTGGAGAAACTTTCCATCCGTCCTCCCAAACACGCTTTCAACCGCCTGTGTTCGCGTGAGAAAATCCTTCATGTTGAGCTGTGTTTAGGCCATTCCGCTGACTGGACATAAACACCACCACGGCCTGGGAATGGGCTAGTGCCGACGGTCCTACACCGTGTGGAGGCAGGAGACACTGGGCTGGCTGGGCCGGTAGAGCAGCCCTTTGGAGACTCAGCACCGGGGTCTAAATCACCGCTCTGCATTCCATACTCCTCTCTGTCGACGCACAAATAACGCTGGACTGATCCAAGAGCCGCCCGGCTCCCGACACTACTGACTCACACATTTCTAACAGGCCCACGCTGAGctccataatgtgtgtgtgtgtgtgtgtgtgtatgtgtgtgtgtgtgtgcacgcaatAGTGTCTTTGTGGAATACCACCATATTGTCATTCATGCTATGTCAACTGTGCTAATAGAGAcactgtatgtatatagtatggaGTGGTTGAGTAAAGGATAAAGAAAAATACACACCATCCCGTACATCAGCTGTGCACAGTAAATCACCTGCTGAGTGTCGATGAACGGTGGCGATTGAACATGTAGAATCATCGGGAAATGAACAGAAAATGACAGCTGTTGTTCTGTGGTCAGAGGTGATAAGATGGCCACTCACTGCTTTTAACCATTCGCTGGCACGGTCTGTTTTGTCCTTCAGTGGAAATGACACTAGATGCAGCTCAGAGTGGTTCATCAACTAGGTTTTCATCCAATTGGCTAAAGATTTTCATAAAAATAGCTGtgcgtgatgacatagtgcacatagTACCGAATAAAAACGTTAAATGGGTCTCCaatgcattttcaactctactgatgttTTTCTCACAAAAGATGTTGCGTTACATAGCgagtgtgcccactctggtattgacACCTGCGCTCTAGCCAGCAGCTCGCAGATACACTGCGGTTAGGCATATAGCCTAcacgatgagattattatggacaaaagagtttatgtttatttgtcaaacgccaagcatcgatgatcatgtcaccaaaataagaccctcaatatttattggaaaggagcatatTAAGGTCATCACATTGCACCTTCGCCAACCTGTGAAGTTCATCTTCATTTATTTAATCCGtaacctaataaactgcatgctttctggGACAAGTCGTAGTGGGAgtaccacacaacatgtcatcgcgtgactccaactttacttcgatatgatggttattatatcaatattggtgaataaaagcgtttccaccgacatttctcgcataattaattaTACTGACACAAAAAGATGCTTACCGAcaaatgttctgtttccatcaggcttGTCGGTACATTTTTTATCCAACATGTACAGTACTTCAgtcgcataaaaaggttggagtggcgtcactacagacttAGGTTCgaacccaggctgtatcacaaccggccgtgatcgggagtcccataaggcgacGCACAGCGTCGtacgggttaagggagggtttggccgggaggggggctttacttggctcattgcgctctagcgactgcttgtggcgggccgggcgcctgcaggctgacttcagaTGTCAGTTGAAC
This window encodes:
- the LOC110490140 gene encoding transforming growth factor beta-2 proprotein, whose protein sequence is MNYCVLSLLLTLDLATVAVSLSTCSTLDMDQFMKKRIEAIRGQILSKLKLTSPPETYPKPEEVSRDIIAIYNSTRDLLQEKANERAATCERQRSEEEYYAKEVHKIDMQPPYPSENVISPTHYNPYYRRLTFDVTSMEKNASNLVKAELRVFRLQNTKARVSEQRIELYQILSHKDLASPTQRYIDSKVVRTRMEGEWLSFDVTEAVSEWLLHRDRNSGFKISLHCPCCTFVPSNNYIIPNKSEELETRFAGIDDSFHHSGDLKVYRKRRHSAQAPHLLMMLLPSYRLESQHKSHRSKRALDAAFCSRNVQDNCCLRSLYIDFKKDLGWRWIHEPKGYNANFCAGACPYLWSADTQHSKVLGLYNTINPEASASPCCVSQDLEPLTILYYIGKTPKIEQLSNMIVKSCKCS